A stretch of Sinorhizobium meliloti DNA encodes these proteins:
- a CDS encoding chorismate mutase family protein, with amino-acid sequence MQKTPAECTTMADIRVEIDRLDRALMTLFAERWGYIERAAEIKRPLNLKADIPARVAEVKENARRNAVELGLDPDFYERFWGQLVERAIAHERKLLGEDDA; translated from the coding sequence ATGCAGAAAACACCCGCAGAATGCACGACGATGGCCGACATACGTGTGGAGATCGATCGGCTCGACCGCGCTTTGATGACGCTTTTCGCCGAACGGTGGGGCTATATCGAGCGCGCCGCGGAGATTAAACGCCCGCTCAACCTGAAGGCGGACATCCCGGCACGGGTGGCGGAGGTGAAGGAAAACGCGCGCCGGAATGCGGTCGAGCTCGGCCTCGATCCGGACTTCTACGAACGATTCTGGGGACAACTCGTCGAGCGTGCCATTGCGCATGAGCGGAAACTGCTCGGAGAGGACGACGCCTGA